CCTCTTTCTGTGAATGCTCGGCCATCACAATACACAATTGCCAAGGCAAGCTCAAAACTGTGGATGTTATATGCATGTGACTGAGTACCTGATATGCTTAAGAAATCCAACTGCAAGAGGATCTCTAATTATGATAATATCAAAATACAGTGGATTTGTTGTGTAATTTAGTTCTCATTCATGGAGAAGCTCATTCTGGCCTCAGCCAACAAAGCATTGTTGCACATTGCAATTTTATCATTATCCTCGGGGATTGTCTAGTACTTGTGGGTTATATTCAACATGTATTGGGGATTTATCGCAGATCTGATCTCACAAAATCGCGCAGAAGGTTTTGTTGGGGTCTGCATTAGTTGTTATTGCTAATTATTACCATTGCTTACCAAGGGGCTTCATTAGTTGATTATTCTGGAGTGGATCTCTCACCACCAGTAGCATAACACCAGTTCACTATTAGACTCCCATGTAATCCGTGTTATATAGCTGTAGTTTTGATGTACGTCTTATTTAGACGGGGAGTTGGTGATGGATCCTCTTGCTCCGTGGAATTCTTCGACACGAGATCCCAGTTCCTCTCCTAGTTCATGGTGTTTTTGCAAAGGAGCTTCCTTCGCTTAACTTCAGAACAGGAGTTCTCACACATATCTAACACCAGTTCACATATGCAGTGGTTTGAATTCTTTACTTCTGTCATCAGTTGGCTCAGTTTCCTGGAGTTTGGCTACATGGTTACTTGAGCTTTTTACTAATCTCGATTTTCTCTAATCTTATCGTAGTTTTGCTGAGATTGATGTTGAAGAATGGTGATCTTGTTATTGTTCATAAGTTGACATGTTCTATTTGCTTTCATCAGCCTCCACGCAGAATCAGGAGTTTACCTTGGCAGTATGATTTGCTTGAAGATAGCATTAGAGCTGCAGGGATAACTGGAGCAGAAGGTGGTGCCAAGTTATATGTTTCAAATTTGGATTATGGAGTGTCCAATGAAGATATAAGGGTACAACTTAAAGCTAAACATTTTCATGTTGGAAGCTATGTTCAATGTATTTCTAAAACGTTTTTTTCTGAAATTCAGGAGCTCTTCTCTGAGATTGGAGGTCTGAAAAGATATGCTGTTCACTATGACAAAAATGGTCGCCCTAGTGTAAGTTCTATGTGCTGTAACTTCTTAAGATTACCTGCAATGCTTTATTTAAATGATCTCTTTTGGAAAGGACTCTTAACATTTGAAGCTTGTTTACAGGGTTCTGCTGAAGTAGTGTACACAAGAAGAAGTGATGCCTTTGCAGCTTTCAAGAAGTATAACAATGTACTGTTAGATGGAAAACCCATGAAGATTGAAATCATGGGTACCTCTGCAGAAATGCCTTTCTCAGCTAGAGTCAATGTAACTGGAATAAATGGAAGGAGGAAGAGGACAGTTGTTATGACGTATGTGATTTAGTTATATATCTTATTTCAATTCTATTTTGATTGATGGCTTAATGCAAATGATTGATATAATAAGGCAAATAATGTGAATAACTGTGTCGGAAGTGTATCTTTATCAAAACTGTTAAAGCTTATGCCTGAAATATGTTATATAGTTTCATTTGGTATTTTGGTGAAATTCCATTGCTATATGCTTATGCAGGCCTGGACCAGGTCGCACGAGAGGCACTGCTCCTCCAACTAACCATGGTTCTAGGTAAGGCTTGTATGTAATATAGAATCAACGAATCAAGCGTCATAGTTTATTAGCTTCATTGGATGCTTTGCACAACCTGCTGAAAATGGTATGGAATATTCTACTGTATTGTTAATGGTCATGATCTTTTGATAATGTGCTGCTGGATCTTTTGTGCAGTCAGAACCGTCGTGGGGCTTTGAGAAGTGGTAGAGGTCGTGGGCGTGGGAGCGGGCGTGGCCGAGGCCGGGGTAGGAAGCAACCTTTTTTGAAGTCAGCAGATGAGCTTGACAAAGAATTGGAGAACTATCATGCTGACGCCACGCAAACTTAGTGGAAGCTCTGCGAAGTTAAAACACTTTAGAATCAGCCATATAAGTAGGTCCTGATGGTGGTCACTTGTCTCTGTTTTGGTTAATGCTTTTAACTTCACTACTTCAGAATTCAGATCTGCAAGCTTTATTGTAAATGAAGTTGATGAGTAGTTTTCGGATCTAGGTTTTAACAGCTCTTTTATTTTGCTTAATTTCATGCATAATTTGGTTGACCTATAGGAGGCTGGCAAACCTTTACTGCAACAGAACAAAACATTATCATTCTTCCTGATTCCTATCTCGCGTTCTTATCTTCATGTgggaattataaaataaatagggCACTGAAGGGAAGAGAAGATTTTGTTTGGAATTAAGAACTTTTCAATAGTTCattaatgaaaaatgaaaatgtttcattttgaaaaaagattaagaattaatgaatttttataattgagGTATAATCTTTCATTCTTCAAAATGAGAAATTAATTGAATTCACCACTACAATTGTGCGGAAGTCTCAAACTCGAAGATGGAAGATTACGATTAATTGTTCAGTAGCAGGTGGGCTGTATGACCTTTGATGGCTGTTCTTTAGTTCATTTGAATAACGCGATTAAAATGAACTTAGCTGCCAACTGAACATTATGGCGTTAAAAACCTTAAAAGTAAAGACGATAAAATAGTAAAGTGCTCACGATGAAgcaagaaaggtaaactggtgTGTGTTCTTTTTTGTATCTCAAGCGTTTCCTCGCAAGTGGTTTTTGCAAGTTAATTTTTCAAGAAGACTTGAACATTCAGGAAGGAGGGtggaaaaatgaagaaaataccCATCTTTCAATCTATATATACACTGAAGATAAGGCAGCTGTTATTTCGGGGAATTCGCATCTTCCTTCGCTGCCTGTATATCCTTCTGCAACACATTATTAAGCAGTTCATCCCACTTTGACCTTGCATTGCTGGACTCTGATTTAGTTCCTGAAGCTTTTTCACCTTCATGGTCGCCATGGGAAGACTCTGCCTCTTTGCCATCCTGAGTTTCTGCCTCTGTCTCAGTGTGCGGAATATTTAAACTGACAGCTCTCTCCATTGCATCTTGGTGTTCTTTTTCAAGTGTCTGTAACCTTTGCAGTTTCTGTATTTTTGGAGGAGTTACAATGGTCTCGGAACTGCCTTCCACCATTGTCTGCATATGGTCAATGAATTCAAACTGAAATTTTCCACGCAAAAATGCCAAGCCCTATAAATTATAGGGAAACCTTCCTCTTCTCTAACAGTGCTTTACTGACACAATTGCATAAATGATAAATCAATATCTAGGAGCAACATTGTTAATTTCATGACCTGAGGTAGGCAGTCAGCACTattccacaaaaaaaaaaaattctgtgcTAAAACGACGCACTCAAGAAATATAGATGATGGTGCCTGTTGCCTACACGTCTAATAGTCCAAGTGGCATAACTCAGGTCGTCTAGGAAAAGCCAACTAGAAATCAGCTCACTGGTTTGGCATCACAGTGAAAAAAGTAGGTTTAGCCTGATAGTTCTCAGGTGGCTCaatattattatcaaattacGATAGTTCAACACAGAGAGGTTTGGATATACAGATCAAATTGAACAGCTAATGACAGGAGAATTTTGCGGTGAGTTAGTGTAAATACAACTTTATTTTACAAAAGATGACCCAGCTTTATTGCTCTCTTATATGATATAATATGACAGATAAACtacattaagaaaaaaaaatactttaaagAGAAAAGTTTACCTGCAAGGCTTTCTCTGTCTCACTTTTTATCCAAATAATTGCATGATCAGACGTGGCATTACATGACAAGACAATGTGTTCAAATCTTCCTTCTACGGGAATGGCAGTTCTGACCTCTGGAGGAAACCTCCCACATCTGTGACAACAATAACAAGGAACAGCATTTCAGGACAGAGCTCAACTAAGCCTTAGTTGCCATCTATTTGGGCAGTCACATAAATTATTTCTTCCATTTCAGCTGATTTATGGTCATATTTGCAAAATGGTCTACTTCAACACCCATGTATAAATGGCTAAGGTTAATATTGATTAATAGCTCTAAAAGATAAGAGCACACTTTTCTAAGGCAAATACTGTAAAATGGCAGTCTGATCAATAGTCCATTAATCAAACATATCACCTGCAAAACTTTCTCTCCACAATATGATACATTCGTCCAGGTGCATAAAGTCTTCTTGGATCTCTCAGCTTTCTACCTTCCGGTACGAATGTATCCCTCAAGCAAACCAAAAATAGCAAGCAAGGCAAGCTGTCCAAAGCAAAAACACCACGTTTAAAGATAATAATGAAAAACACAAGTAGCATTCTTTTAAGTTACTGAGAGAAGACTACAAACCAGAagattgatttaaaaatatccTCTAATGGAGTAGTGGTTCTTGGTAAGAAATCATCCTGGATAAGAATAACAAACATCATGTCAAATGTCAAGGCGGCTGTCCAAAAATACCAAAACAGAGTGATTCCACAATTGAGGTTAGCAGAAAAATCAATCTGAAGTCTAATCCAAGTATAACCTGCAGAACAATGGAGTTAATCACATCAGCATACTTAACCGCCAAGTTAAGTGACATACACCGAGCTGGAGCCACAGCATAACACCTGATTTTGTTCCTGGGAATGCCTCCTAATTGATCTCCATGATTCACAGCAATAATCGTCAACAAGGAGGCCACTCCTGATCCCAAAGAATGCCCTGCAAACACCATACTGTACTCCTTCCCATTGTTCACCCACAGATCCTTCAACGTCTCTTTCTCCTCATTCAACAACCACACAGCAGATTTCAACAACCCATGATGAACATATCCTCCATCGAACTTTTGCATCCCCAGTTTGTTGTCCAACAGCATTTTGTAGTCGCTTTCCTTGATTAAGTTTAACCCACGAATTGCAAGCACGATTTCTTTGTGTTCATGGTCGAGATAGATGATATAAGGAGGAGCACGGCCGAGGGTCTGCTCGTAGATGACTCGCTTGATTAGACACTTGGGGTCGAGAGACGATGAGGACTGGGGATTTTCGGTGTCGTTCTTGTAGACAGAGAGGATTCGGCTGCAGATACGAGGAACTGGTTCGAATTCATCCTTAGTGGCTGAAGCCCAGGAAGCACTGTCGTCGGATCCCACATGCATGCAGCGCTTCCAGGCCCATCGCATGCAGCCTAAAGCCAACACGAATTCTACTCCACCGGCGACTGCCATTATGGACTACTAATGGAAGCTGGAGGGTGCTATATATCCTTGAAAAACAGAGCAACACAAAGATGGTTCTTGTTCTCTGGATTGTATAGAGACTAGACAGAAAGAATATAAGAAGACAAAGAAAATTTGTTGAGTTTAATCACGGAGAAAAGGGGATGATAGAAATACAGATTAAGCTTAAAGAGTTGATGCCAAagaatcagggaagaagctTTAATGGCAGTTCACATGGAAAGAAGCTTAAAGAGTTGGCAAGAGGGAAAGAGAAGGAAAGTTGATGAAAAATGCGAAAAATTGTGAATTTTTGTAATTGGCCAATGAATTATTCTTAGATTGTTGTAAATAATACGGAGAATATGATACTTTTGAACTTTTTCTGTTTCTGTGAATGTTCATTCAAATCATTAcaattatattatatgaaaCAAAAAAGAGAATTTGATTTGGAGGATTAAGACTTTTCAACTTGatgataaagaaaagaaattttcaACTTTCAAATTTATGGAATTGTTTGTTGGGGGAGAAGGAAAATAAAACTGTCGTTTAATTTCCCCACTTTTTTTTCCCTCTAACTTCCAATTtatggaaaaataaaataaaataaaataaacggTATCGTTTCCTTCACTGTTTATGAATATTTGAATC
The Manihot esculenta cultivar AM560-2 chromosome 1, M.esculenta_v8, whole genome shotgun sequence genome window above contains:
- the LOC110599827 gene encoding THO complex subunit 4D isoform X2: MLKNGDLVIVHKLTCSICFHQPPRRIRSLPWQYDLLEDSIRAAGITGAEGGAKLYVSNLDYGVSNEDIRELFSEIGGLKRYAVHYDKNGRPSGSAEVVYTRRSDAFAAFKKYNNVLLDGKPMKIEIMGTSAEMPFSARVNVTGINGRRKRTVVMTPGPGRTRGTAPPTNHGSSQNRRGALRSGRGRGRGSGRGRGRGRKQPFLKSADELDKELENYHADATQT
- the LOC110599827 gene encoding THO complex subunit 4D isoform X1, which translates into the protein MATSVDMSLDDIIKRNRERGRGRGRPRRGRGPGGPPNGGRMAGAIRKGPLSVNARPSQYTIAKPPRRIRSLPWQYDLLEDSIRAAGITGAEGGAKLYVSNLDYGVSNEDIRELFSEIGGLKRYAVHYDKNGRPSGSAEVVYTRRSDAFAAFKKYNNVLLDGKPMKIEIMGTSAEMPFSARVNVTGINGRRKRTVVMTPGPGRTRGTAPPTNHGSSQNRRGALRSGRGRGRGSGRGRGRGRKQPFLKSADELDKELENYHADATQT
- the LOC110599820 gene encoding uncharacterized protein LOC110599820 isoform X2 — its product is MAVAGGVEFVLALGCMRWAWKRCMHVGSDDSASWASATKDEFEPVPRICSRILSVYKNDTENPQSSSSLDPKCLIKRVIYEQTLGRAPPYIIYLDHEHKEIVLAIRGLNLIKESDYKMLLDNKLGMQKFDGGYVHHGLLKSAVWLLNEEKETLKDLWVNNGKEYSMVFAGHSLGSGVASLLTIIAVNHGDQLGGIPRNKIRCYAVAPARCMSLNLAVKYADVINSIVLQDDFLPRTTTPLEDIFKSIFCLPCLLFLVCLRDTFVPEGRKLRDPRRLYAPGRMYHIVERKFCRCGRFPPEVRTAIPVEGRFEHIVLSCNATSDHAIIWIKSETEKALQVNFSL
- the LOC110599820 gene encoding uncharacterized protein LOC110599820 isoform X1, translating into MAVAGGVEFVLALGCMRWAWKRCMHVGSDDSASWASATKDEFEPVPRICSRILSVYKNDTENPQSSSSLDPKCLIKRVIYEQTLGRAPPYIIYLDHEHKEIVLAIRGLNLIKESDYKMLLDNKLGMQKFDGGYVHHGLLKSAVWLLNEEKETLKDLWVNNGKEYSMVFAGHSLGSGVASLLTIIAVNHGDQLGGIPRNKIRCYAVAPARCMSLNLAVKYADVINSIVLQDDFLPRTTTPLEDIFKSIFCLPCLLFLVCLRDTFVPEGRKLRDPRRLYAPGRMYHIVERKFCRCGRFPPEVRTAIPVEGRFEHIVLSCNATSDHAIIWIKSETEKALQTMVEGSSETIVTPPKIQKLQRLQTLEKEHQDAMERAVSLNIPHTETEAETQDGKEAESSHGDHEGEKASGTKSESSNARSKWDELLNNVLQKDIQAAKEDANSPK